One Salvia miltiorrhiza cultivar Shanhuang (shh) chromosome 6, IMPLAD_Smil_shh, whole genome shotgun sequence genomic window, AATTCAAAAAAGTAACTACTCAAACAGAGCACAGacaatacataaataaattaccCCAAGATTAACTGAGTACATAATGCACCTAAAGATAACAATGCTGGAATTAATGATGAAGAGTTTGCATCACATACAAAGTTTCTTCTATTGAGCAATATGTCTTCCCATTACGAATTATCCCGGTTGTAATCCAAAGTTTACCCTTTTTCTCCAGCACCTCAGCCATTCCCAACTCTTCCATCCACCGCGCCTTTGACCTCTCTTTCCTGCAGCGTGCATGAACATTAACCATATTTCTCGTAAATTCCTAATAACAATTTCCTTCTCACAGACACAAAAAAAATGTCCATAAACTCCATATGATTTGCTTTCCAACAGTATACCTAAATTGCAGCTTGGGTATGTCACCGGTGGCAAAGCAAAGTTCATCATCAATTGAGTCGCCGACAAAACCCTCAGAATCACTATCGCAATCATACGCTCCATCATCAGAACTCAAGCTCTGTGAGGCATCAATTTCCATTTCTTAAACTATCTGGAACTTTTAACACAAGCATTGCGTAAATTAACTTGCATTTCCACAGAAAATATGATTTCTTGTCAAATGCATAATCCGTCTTATAAAACAAATATTAAAACTTCTACCTCAGAAGTTTGAATGAACTCGCCGCCGCCGACCTCTCAAATTGCCGAATCAGAAAATCATTTGGTGCAACGGCAGCTTGCGATCGTTGAAGATTTGCTAGCTACTTGCGTAGCCTTAATGAAATTATATCTTAAACCAATTTTTCTCGTTAACAGCGGCAGCTACGAGAAGGATTGATGAGGAGAAAAATTAGGAGGAGGAGTTTTCGCCGGAAATGGAAGAAGCAATAGAAGGGGGGAGTTTGGCTGCAGACGGAGCGCGCGTGAGAGGGTAAGAGAAAAGAATTGAGCCTTGCTTAATTTAAAAGATGGGTTTGGGCCTCTCATAATTAAATTTGGGTGTCTATAAATCTATTAATAATTTccacaaaaaaatagaaaaataaataaatctataaatattaaataactAAGTAAATAGTTTAAATCATTACACTTGATATTTTTctcattatattatttaaaaaattaatataaatattaatgaagTACTCCCCCGTCCCGGTCAAAGTGGCGCATTTCTTTTgagcacgggatttaaggagaataagattgtagtgtaaatgtgTGTAAATGTATGTGGGGtcatattgtttgtagtgtaaaattattatcaaaaaaagaaatgcaTCATTTTCGATCagacaacccaaaaaagaatatgCACCACTTTCcatgggacgaagagagtactaTTTTTCTTAGGCCCGATATTAAATAAGCAAATTTAAATACCGTTCAATTTTTTGAGCCGACTGTTCAATTGCAGAAGTCAAGGAAAACTTCTTTCTTACTGACATTTATGAAAATGTAATCAAATCAACCATTAGTTTGCATGCATAAGAAAATTGTTGGATTGATATAGATTATTTGTCAGTACTCGTATTCTAATTTTCTTAGTTTCAAATTTACAAAATAGATTATTTGTCGGTACTCGTATTCTAATTTTCTTAGTTTCAAATTTACAAAATGATCTATAGATATGATTAATAccccaaaagaaaaaaagtactcccttcatcccattatttatgggacgttactgttcggcacggagattaagaatagtAGAATTAAGGGAACTAGAtgtttagtgttattttaattaacacacacacacacacacacagtcacACACTCACGTACACTCCTCTctcggcctctctctctctctcgccggaTCGGTACatggcgccgccgccgctggtGAGCGCCTCCGTCGTCGGCCCCTCTCCGTCCTCCCCCTGTCCCCTCTCTCCCTTACAtcttccctctctccctctctccatctctctctctccgcaTCTTGTTCGGAACAGGGCATACGCCCCTTGTGCTGGAGACAGAGAACGGTCGCCGCCTCCTTCGTCTTCCAGCGCCGCCAGGCTCGCGGTGAAGagtcgccaccgccgccgccgccgtcgtcgGCCAGCTCAATTCACCAGCAAACAGAAATCGAaaccaaaaaatcaaaactagaTCTACAAAATTGAaaccaaaaatcaaaacaaaattgaaaCCAAAATCGAaaccaaaaatcaaaacaaaattgaaaCCAAAATCGAAACCCACAAACAAAAATCCACAAATCCACAAGTATTGAAGACAAAAttgaaacaaaaatcaaaaccagGTCTACCCACAAACATCGAAACCCAAGTATTGAAGACAAAAATTGAAACAATTCTTCCGTACTCCGTCGCCGCGCTTTTACTAGGATTCACCCAGAGGGGTGGAGAGGCGGAAGgtgagggaggcggcggagaaGAGAGTGGCAAAGGCGAGTAGAGCAGCCGTGATAAAATGCAGCGGCAAAGACAGCGACGCGGGTGCGACCGGGTGGTGGGGGGCAAGAGGGCGGTGGAGGCGGCAGATCGACGGATGGTGGTGGCCGAGAATTTTTTAAGAGAAGGGAGGCGACGGCTGgtaggggagagagagagagagagagagagagagagagagagagagagaaatgagtttTAATTAGGGTTATCATAATTTTTAGGTAGGTAATTAGTGATTAAATTAAGGCTAAGTGAACCctaattgtttccaaaaatagaaacgtgtcatgtaggttgggacaacccaaaaaggaaaacgtgtcatgaataatgggacggaggaagtattgtATTTTGCTCACCACGACAATGAAGAACGAGTACAAAAATGTACAATCTGCCcaacatattaattaaaaaaaaatgcccaCCATTATATGAAACCAAGACCAAATTTATAATTCAAACACCAAAAGTTTCTTCACCAAGACACCAAATTTATAATTCAGAATCGGATCGGATTCCCAAGAATCAACCACAAATACCATCAAAGAGCCAAGAAAGTTAGAACTTAGAAAGCTTACCGAGCTTGTAGCGAAGTCAGGCCGGTGGCGGTGAGGGACGCAGGGTCCGACGGCAGCGCACGACACGGTGGAGGGCGTTGGGCCTAGACAATAAAACTAACTTTTAGGGCTAGGCTACACAAAGTCACAAATAAAAGCTTTTAATTTGTAGATGGCAAAGACAACTGGGAACCTGCAGCGACGCACGACACGGCAGAGGGCGCGGGGCAAGTGGGTGTCAAGGCGtcggggtgggggtgggggcgGGTAACGGGTTCAGAGGGACTGAGTGAGTGAGTGTGATACCGTGGAATTTATGATATTCTATTCGGTCCGAATCGGGTATAAGAGTACCTGAATTACCCAATTTCAcaaagaaattataaaaaaaacccTTCGATTCAAAAGCTCATCAACACACATAGCTAAAAGCTCGTCAACTGAATCAATTCCGAAAATCAACAAGCAAAATAGATGAACAAACATTGATACAGATGAACCTAAGTTACCTAATTGCCGCTGTGTGCTGGCTTGACCGGAGGCggcgccgagagagagagttgagagagCGGAGAGGCGCGACGTGAGACAGTAGGCGAAATCGGAAGCAAGTGAGAGGCGGCGAGGCGAGAGAcggagagagaaaggaaagagttGTTTCAGAGACGGCGGCGATACTCGATATATTGAATAGGGAGTCTCTTTTGTGAGCGATGAGCGCAGATCCAGGGCGCGACCCAATTTGGTTCCGAGCCAGATCCTGTCCaacatatactccatccgttctcataaaaacatgaacattttgtcattttggggcTTCTCAAAGAAACATGAACATTTATATTTGATACACTACCCTACCACAATCCATTTACTTTTCATCTCTACTTTTCATAAAATGAAACTCATTTTCCACTCGcaatacacttttatctaatatttcttaaaacttgtgtcacttACAAATGTTCacatttttgtgagacggattgagtatatatatttttaaaaaaaaattacaacaactttattattccctccgtcccactccaatatgctcatttttctttttgggatgtcccactccaataggctcattttcctttttgggtaaaaaaattgtacttaattggtgtggactaCACCACTTTACTatcactttcctactaaaaagtaagtttttttaatctccgtgcccaaaagaagtgagcctattggagtaggacggagggagtacattatacttcctccgtccaccaatttgtgtcccaacatatatattttaaaaaaatcaaaacatctTTATTAcattatactccctctatccatCAAGTCGTATCCTAATTTATCATTTTGGTCCATTCGTGTCCTACTTATTTTTAGTAATCATTTTCTCAATTATTATCCTTATATTTTACACTTATTTACACATGCTACTTTGTGtcataatttatcattttggtCCGTTCGGAACCTACTTATTTTTAGTAACCATTTTCTTAATCATGTGGTCTCCTGTAAAATCGATTTTATAGTGAAATCAActtcacaatgacactacttcaacatgcaaatgacactttaaaagtgtcatttgcatgttgaagtagtgtcattgtgaagcCGGTTTCTCCATAAAACCGTTTCACATGAGTTTTTGTGTTTCTTAATTACTATCTTTATATTTTACACTTATTTACACATATGTCATTGAGGGACCCCACCACttttaatcttaaaaaaaaatgtaattaatCATATCCAAATTAAAATGCCAATTTGTTTTACATATAAATTCATATCCACATACGGATACTACCATCTTCAGTAATTTTAGCATGTCAAGCAGCCTGCCACAAATTTTTGTGttaatgaattattttattgatGTAAAATTACTGAGAATGGGCTCTTCTAGTTCTATATAATGAATGAAAATAAGCTCATTCCAATATCATGTTTGGTTTAAATATAATTCTTTAGAaattggatcacaagtttatgATTTAAGTACACTACAAAAAAGATTTTCGGTATCCCAaagatataataaaataaaaacaaaaagggAATCGCTGTTAACCTCACATAGTAACCTCAAGGGATACTAAAAAAATACACATTAGTCCTCATGGACAAGTAACAAAAAAGATCCTACACAATTCACAAGCTTCGAGCAATCTTTTCATACAAATCACGAGGCCAGTTCCGATTAAGGTTGTTGGCAAGAAAGTTGGCGATCTGCAAATATCAGCAAGTTTTGTCATTGAAATAACGATCATAATTTGCAGAAGCAAACACAGTCGACACGAAACATAAACCACAGTTTGTTACCTTTGCTCTCATAGCACGAAGCGATCCGTCTGTATCACTGACGTTGTCCAAACAATTGAGAGCGTCTTTGAGAAGGCCCGGTACGCAGGCTTCAACATGAGGTGACACGTTTTGGAAGACATCAGATGCGAAATCTGCAGACCTCGGGTCCAGTGGAAGAAACGGAAGTCTTGCAATCTCCCTCAATGCATCTAGCTGATTCCCAGACCTAGCGAGTTTATGGATAGCTAAGATTGCTTCGAGCTGCCTCAGCACATTTTGTTGCTCAATTACAGTGGCTCTCTCTTGAGGACTGCAGAATGGAATGAAACTCAGAAAATTTAACATATGGAAACTTATCAATAAATCCACTTACAACTGCAACCAACTCAATCACCAAATTCAATAGCAGAAACTAGGTTGGGGAAGTGCAATTATATGGAGAAGTAAAATGAAAGTAAAATATCAAATCAAAGTTGACAGACTTCAATGATTGCCTTTAAACCGTCTAGAACTAGAAATACAAACAAGGCAAGAACTAGAAACCTGATTTCAGGGTAGTATTTGAATGTTTCCAAGATCTCATTTCCAGAATGTATAAGTCCAGTGATCCTGCTTTCACCATCCAGTCTACCACGAGATAAGGCACAAAGAGCTTCAGATAGACACTTGTTT contains:
- the LOC130990565 gene encoding uncharacterized protein LOC130990565, yielding MEYMLDRIWLGTKLGRALDLRSSLTKETPYSIYRVSPPSLKQLFPFSLRLSPRRLSLASDFAYCLTSRLSALSTLSLGAASGQASTQRQLGTLIPDSDRIEYHKFHGPTPSTVSCAAVGPCVPHRHRPDFATSSSLSSDDGAYDCDSDSEGFVGDSIDDELCFATGDIPKLQFRKERSKARWMEELGMAEVLEKKGKLWITTGIIRNGKTYCSIEETLYLAEIGALDILNVDDTPLPLSDMYTKLAEDKEKYGCSWESFEVYRHLKFLGYIVGRHGVPWSMKSVKNKANADGMGESCNVDDSFITDMFGFMHLGGTRPIFDAFPPNSKFRKSSSGNPSFILCLASGHPPSRQEIKHLETCCGQIPLKLYLVENGRVSFLSFTKAELPALP